In a genomic window of Lacrimispora sp. BS-2:
- the ftsE gene encoding cell division ATP-binding protein FtsE, protein MIELWNVSKTYEAGNKALRNVSMTIEDGEFVFIIGRSGSGKSTLLKMLLKEVEPTSGKIIVNDMNLSKMPRGFIPRYRRKLGMVFQDFRLLKDRNVYENVAFAQRVIGASTRSIKESVPAMLKMVGLSSKYKFFPQQLSGGEQQRVAIARALINRPEILLADEPTGNLDGHNSMEIMKLLNEVNRLGTTVIVVTHSQEIVDRMKKRVIVMDRGTIISDEKKGGYTYEN, encoded by the coding sequence ATGATTGAATTATGGAATGTAAGCAAAACATATGAGGCCGGAAATAAGGCGCTGCGTAATGTCAGCATGACGATTGAGGACGGGGAATTCGTTTTTATCATTGGCCGCAGCGGGTCAGGCAAATCCACGCTCTTAAAAATGCTGTTAAAAGAAGTGGAGCCAACCTCCGGTAAGATTATTGTAAATGATATGAATTTAAGCAAGATGCCCAGAGGGTTCATTCCCAGATACCGGCGGAAGCTCGGCATGGTTTTTCAGGATTTCCGTCTGTTAAAGGATCGGAATGTCTACGAAAATGTAGCTTTTGCGCAGCGGGTAATCGGAGCATCTACAAGGAGCATAAAAGAATCGGTTCCCGCCATGCTAAAGATGGTGGGACTTTCTTCAAAATACAAGTTTTTTCCTCAGCAGTTGTCCGGTGGAGAGCAGCAGCGTGTTGCCATTGCCAGGGCTTTAATTAACCGTCCGGAAATCCTGTTGGCAGACGAGCCCACCGGAAATCTGGATGGACACAACTCCATGGAGATCATGAAGCTGTTAAATGAGGTAAACAGGTTGGGGACAACCGTGATCGTTGTCACTCATAGCCAGGAGATTGTAGACCGGATGAAAAAACGGGTGATTGTGATGGACCGTGGAACCATCATAAGCGATGAGAAAAAAGGCGGTTATACATATGAGAATTAG
- a CDS encoding helix-turn-helix domain-containing protein, with protein MISNQILQTTIEGLKGITRIDLCICDTEGKVLATTFPDAEDYESSILAFVDSPADSQVIQGYQFFKVLDEHQLEYILLAKGGSDDVYMVGKLAAFQIQSLLVAYKERFDKDNFIKNLLLDNLLLVDIYNRAKKLHIETNIKRVVFIIETQHEKDVNALETVRNLFAAKTKDFVTAVDEKNIILVKEVKEGETYEDLEKTANTVLDMLNTEAMTQVHVAFGTIVSEIKEVSRSYKEAKMAMDVGKIFYSNKNVVAYSKLGIGRLIYQLPLPLCRMFIKEIFDGKSPDDFDEETLTTINKFFENSLNVSETSRQLYIHRNTLVYRLDKLQKSTGLDLRVFEDAITFKIALMVVKYMKYMENQDY; from the coding sequence ATGATTTCGAATCAAATACTTCAAACAACCATTGAAGGATTAAAAGGGATTACGAGAATTGATCTGTGTATTTGTGATACAGAAGGAAAGGTACTGGCAACCACATTTCCTGATGCGGAAGATTATGAAAGTTCAATCCTGGCGTTCGTGGATTCTCCGGCCGACAGCCAGGTAATCCAGGGATATCAGTTTTTTAAAGTGTTAGATGAGCACCAGTTAGAATACATTCTTCTCGCAAAGGGCGGAAGTGATGATGTTTATATGGTCGGCAAGCTGGCCGCTTTCCAGATTCAAAGCCTGCTGGTTGCGTATAAAGAAAGATTTGACAAGGATAATTTCATTAAGAACTTATTGCTTGACAATCTGCTTTTGGTGGACATCTACAACAGAGCAAAGAAACTTCATATTGAAACAAATATCAAGAGGGTCGTATTCATTATTGAAACCCAGCATGAAAAAGATGTGAACGCACTGGAGACAGTCCGCAACTTATTTGCTGCAAAGACCAAAGATTTTGTTACCGCCGTTGATGAGAAGAACATCATTCTTGTAAAAGAAGTAAAAGAAGGCGAAACTTATGAGGATCTGGAAAAGACAGCCAACACGGTTTTGGACATGCTCAATACCGAAGCAATGACCCAGGTTCATGTAGCATTCGGTACGATTGTAAGCGAAATTAAAGAGGTTTCCAGATCTTATAAGGAAGCCAAAATGGCCATGGATGTTGGCAAGATTTTCTATAGCAATAAAAATGTGGTTGCCTACAGCAAACTGGGAATCGGACGTCTGATCTATCAGCTTCCGCTGCCTTTATGCCGCATGTTCATCAAAGAAATTTTTGACGGAAAGTCTCCGGATGATTTTGATGAAGAAACTCTGACAACAATTAATAAATTCTTTGAGAACAGCCTGAATGTATCCGAGACATCCAGACAGCTTTATATTCACAGAAATACGCTTGTTTACCGTTTAGACAAGCTTCAGAAGAGCACCGGCCTGGATCTGCGCGTATTTGAAGATGCCATCACCTTTAAGATTGCCCTGATGGTAGTAAAATACATGAAATATATGGAGAACCAGGACTATTAA
- the ugpC gene encoding sn-glycerol-3-phosphate ABC transporter ATP-binding protein UgpC translates to MASLSLKNIVKRYPNGFEAVKDFNLDIADKEFVIFVGPSGCGKSTTLRMIAGLEDISSGELYIDGKLMNDVEPKDRDIAMVFQNYALYPHMTVYDNMAFGLKLRKTPKDEIDKLVHEAARILDLEHLLDRKPKALSGGQRQRVAMGRAIVRNPKVFLMDEPLSNLDAKLRGQMRIEISKLHQRLQATIIYVTHDQTEAMTLGTRIVVMKDGVIQQVDSPQNLYDKPGNKFVAGFIGAPQMNLIEATVAKRGSDVTLTFGGNTIALPEVKAKKLEDAGYIGKTVALGIRPEDLHDEEAFLASSPESVIDATIRVYELLGAEVYLYFDVEDVNFTARVNPRTTARPGDTIKLALDLTKIHVFDKDTEIVVLN, encoded by the coding sequence ATGGCTAGTTTATCACTGAAAAACATCGTCAAGAGATATCCTAACGGATTTGAAGCAGTTAAGGACTTTAATCTGGATATTGCTGATAAGGAGTTCGTCATTTTCGTAGGACCATCCGGATGCGGCAAATCCACAACCCTTCGTATGATTGCAGGCCTGGAAGACATTTCTTCTGGAGAACTTTACATTGACGGGAAATTAATGAATGATGTAGAGCCAAAAGACAGAGATATCGCAATGGTATTCCAGAACTACGCTCTGTATCCTCATATGACAGTATATGATAACATGGCATTTGGTCTGAAACTGAGAAAAACTCCAAAGGACGAGATTGATAAGCTGGTTCATGAAGCTGCAAGAATCCTTGATCTTGAGCATTTATTAGACCGTAAGCCAAAGGCTTTATCCGGTGGACAAAGACAGCGTGTTGCTATGGGACGTGCTATTGTACGTAATCCTAAGGTATTCTTAATGGATGAGCCTTTATCCAACCTTGATGCCAAGCTGAGAGGCCAGATGCGTATTGAGATTTCCAAGCTGCATCAGAGACTTCAGGCAACCATTATCTACGTAACCCATGACCAGACAGAGGCTATGACTCTTGGTACCAGAATCGTTGTAATGAAAGATGGCGTGATCCAGCAGGTTGACTCTCCTCAGAACTTATATGATAAGCCAGGCAACAAATTCGTTGCAGGATTTATCGGAGCTCCTCAGATGAACTTAATTGAAGCGACTGTAGCTAAGAGAGGAAGCGACGTTACTTTAACATTTGGCGGAAATACAATCGCTCTTCCAGAAGTAAAAGCGAAAAAATTAGAGGATGCCGGTTATATCGGAAAGACCGTAGCCTTAGGCATTCGTCCGGAAGATTTACATGATGAGGAAGCTTTCCTTGCATCTTCTCCGGAAAGCGTAATTGACGCTACCATCAGAGTTTATGAATTGTTAGGCGCTGAAGTTTACTTATACTTTGATGTGGAAGATGTAAACTTTACTGCAAGAGTAAATCCTCGTACAACAGCAAGACCTGGGGATACCATTAAGCTGGCTCTTGACTTAACAAAGATCCATGTATTCGATAAAGATACAGAAATCGTAGTTTTAAACTAA
- a CDS encoding class I SAM-dependent methyltransferase → MDSIDYYNKYAAKEFEETVNQDMSGIMKEFLDLLEEGDTILDLGCGSGRDSLSFYELGYDVTPLDASEEMCKLAEIHTGLEVLQMTFEQMDFDNVFDGIWACASLLHTPKKELSDILTKIARALNDKGILYMSFKLGDFEGFRGKRYFSDFTADSMTELLRDNERFDIVKLWETEDVRSGHSDVKWLNVLARKR, encoded by the coding sequence TTGGACTCGATAGACTATTATAATAAGTATGCGGCAAAGGAATTTGAAGAAACAGTGAACCAGGATATGTCAGGAATTATGAAAGAATTTCTGGATCTTCTGGAAGAAGGTGATACGATTCTGGATTTGGGATGCGGATCAGGCAGGGACAGCCTGTCTTTCTATGAACTGGGATATGATGTGACGCCGCTTGATGCATCGGAAGAGATGTGTAAGCTGGCAGAAATCCATACTGGTCTGGAAGTGCTTCAGATGACATTTGAACAAATGGATTTTGACAATGTGTTTGATGGAATCTGGGCCTGTGCATCCTTACTTCACACTCCGAAAAAGGAACTGTCTGACATTCTTACAAAGATAGCAAGGGCCTTAAATGATAAGGGAATCCTTTATATGTCTTTTAAACTGGGAGACTTTGAGGGATTTAGAGGAAAACGGTATTTCAGCGACTTTACGGCGGATTCCATGACTGAACTTTTAAGAGATAATGAGCGGTTTGATATCGTAAAGCTTTGGGAAACAGAGGATGTGCGTTCTGGTCATTCTGACGTAAAATGGCTGAACGTTCTTGCGAGAAAGCGATGA
- a CDS encoding S1-like domain-containing RNA-binding protein: protein MIELGKMQTLVVQRVKEFGVYLGEEAGSEVSVLLPKKQVPEGTGPGDSIPVFIYKDSEDRLIATTAAPKLQAGETAVLEVKEVGKIGAFLDMGLEKDLLLPFKEQTHKVRQGEKVLVALYIDKSKRLAATMRVYSYMSNQSPYKKDDQVTGIIYEINESLGAFVAVDHKYYGLIPRKEVFENYGEGDEVTARVTKVREDGKLDLSPRQKAHIQMDTDSGKVLEIIETQFDGCLPFTDKAEPEIIKREFSMSKNAFKRAIGHLLKEGKVRITESKIERIK, encoded by the coding sequence ATGATTGAATTAGGAAAGATGCAGACCCTGGTCGTACAGAGGGTCAAGGAGTTCGGTGTATATTTGGGAGAGGAAGCAGGCAGCGAAGTTTCCGTGCTTCTGCCCAAAAAGCAGGTACCGGAGGGAACTGGGCCTGGAGACAGTATCCCTGTATTTATCTATAAGGATTCAGAGGACCGGCTGATAGCCACCACGGCAGCACCGAAGCTTCAGGCGGGTGAAACGGCTGTGCTTGAAGTGAAGGAAGTGGGTAAGATCGGCGCATTTCTCGATATGGGACTGGAAAAGGATCTGCTTCTTCCTTTTAAGGAGCAGACCCATAAGGTAAGGCAGGGAGAGAAGGTGCTGGTAGCCCTTTACATTGACAAAAGCAAACGATTGGCTGCTACCATGAGGGTATATTCCTATATGAGCAACCAGTCACCTTATAAAAAGGATGATCAGGTGACCGGGATCATTTATGAAATCAATGAAAGCCTGGGAGCCTTTGTGGCAGTGGATCATAAATATTACGGGCTGATTCCCCGGAAAGAAGTGTTTGAAAATTATGGGGAAGGCGATGAGGTAACAGCACGGGTAACTAAGGTAAGAGAAGATGGGAAGCTGGATTTAAGTCCCAGACAGAAGGCTCATATTCAGATGGATACGGATTCCGGCAAGGTTCTTGAGATCATAGAAACACAGTTTGACGGCTGCCTGCCATTTACCGATAAGGCAGAACCGGAGATTATCAAGCGGGAATTTTCTATGAGTAAGAATGCATTTAAGCGGGCAATCGGACATCTTCTGAAAGAAGGAAAAGTCAGGATAACGGAAAGTAAAATCGAAAGAATCAAATAA
- a CDS encoding acyl-ACP thioesterase domain-containing protein gives MYTFGSRVRYSETDECGRLTLTGIMNYLQDCSTFQSEDIGLGISYLTDRHKAWWLSSWQIVVDRYPVLGEKIVVGTWPYDFKGFYGYRNFTICDQNGNYLVRANSVWFLFDTEKGRPVKIEPEDIRGYGSGNEKRLSMDYASRKIQLPEEYEDTEPVIAQKHHIDTNHHVNNAQYVEIAREVLPDEMEVSELRVEYKKAAVFGDTVYPRISRTEEGYTVSLCDERGAAYAVIWLRGTTERM, from the coding sequence ATGTATACATTCGGCAGCAGGGTCCGTTACAGTGAAACAGATGAATGCGGCAGACTGACATTAACAGGCATTATGAATTATCTGCAGGATTGCTCAACGTTTCAGTCTGAGGATATCGGCCTTGGGATTTCCTATTTAACAGACCGTCATAAGGCATGGTGGCTTTCCTCCTGGCAGATTGTGGTGGACCGTTATCCCGTGCTGGGAGAGAAGATCGTGGTGGGTACCTGGCCCTATGATTTTAAGGGGTTTTACGGATACCGGAATTTTACCATATGTGATCAGAATGGAAACTATCTGGTAAGAGCCAATTCTGTATGGTTTTTGTTTGATACGGAAAAGGGACGTCCGGTTAAAATTGAACCGGAAGACATCCGGGGATATGGAAGCGGCAATGAAAAGAGGCTTTCCATGGACTATGCTTCCCGTAAGATCCAATTGCCGGAGGAATATGAAGATACAGAGCCGGTCATTGCCCAAAAACACCATATTGACACGAACCACCATGTCAATAACGCTCAATATGTAGAGATTGCCAGGGAGGTGCTTCCGGATGAAATGGAGGTTTCTGAACTGAGAGTGGAATATAAAAAAGCGGCAGTCTTTGGAGATACAGTTTATCCCCGTATAAGCCGGACAGAGGAAGGATATACGGTTTCTCTGTGTGATGAACGGGGAGCAGCTTACGCAGTCATTTGGCTGCGGGGAACAACAGAGAGGATGTAA
- a CDS encoding RNA polymerase sigma factor, translating to MLFMGLMSLGEPEDYGRLNDEELLKKVAVGDQEAFRQLYQNTDRTMYSFILSIVRHPQDAEEIMQEVYLKIWTSASGYKSQGKPLAWMFTIARNLCYMKFREQKHDSDVTLEDLTGAETGEVCPEIEMAADKMVLLAALQILKEEEREIVLLHTSGGMKHREIAASLKIPLATALSRYNRAMKKLENYLREE from the coding sequence ATGTTATTTATGGGATTGATGAGCCTTGGCGAGCCTGAGGATTATGGGCGTTTGAACGACGAAGAGCTTCTAAAAAAAGTTGCGGTTGGAGACCAGGAGGCCTTTCGGCAGCTATATCAGAATACGGACCGGACAATGTACAGTTTTATCCTGTCTATTGTAAGGCACCCCCAGGATGCAGAGGAGATCATGCAGGAGGTATATCTTAAGATATGGACTTCTGCGTCAGGCTATAAATCCCAGGGGAAGCCTTTGGCATGGATGTTTACCATAGCGCGGAATTTATGCTATATGAAATTCCGTGAGCAAAAACATGATTCGGATGTTACACTGGAGGATTTAACAGGGGCGGAAACAGGTGAAGTCTGCCCTGAAATTGAGATGGCGGCAGATAAGATGGTGCTTCTTGCCGCTCTGCAGATTCTTAAGGAAGAGGAAAGGGAGATCGTTCTCCTTCATACCTCCGGAGGTATGAAGCACAGAGAGATCGCCGCCAGCCTTAAGATTCCTTTGGCTACAGCTCTTTCCAGATATAACCGTGCAATGAAAAAACTGGAAAACTATTTGAGAGAGGAATAG
- a CDS encoding cation diffusion facilitator family transporter encodes MTDFLVRTFVKDYKNTEDTQVRTRYGLMASIVGICCNILLFGAKLFVGMLVGSISVMADAFNNLSDAASSVVGFVGVKMAGKPADEDHPFGHGRVEYIAAFIVAFLVIQVGFSFLKTSIGKIIYPEEMTFKAVSVVILLLSVCVKLWLALFNNTLGKKIQSAVMKATAADSLGDVITTSATILSILVYGIWGLNIDGIIGIAVSVIVMWAGVKIAKDTLTPLIGEPIDPKLYGEITEFVESYDGIIGSHDLIVHNYGPSRSMASIHAEVPNDVDIEVSHEIIDTIEREAVRKFGIFLVIHMDPVETKDSRVMEFGNMVKHVLEEIDSRISFHDFRMVEGKNQINLIFDLVVPREYDREKKDWLKEEVTKKVTEIDKRCCLIITAESGFGVEK; translated from the coding sequence ATGACAGATTTTTTAGTTCGGACATTTGTTAAAGACTATAAAAACACAGAGGATACCCAGGTACGGACCCGATACGGGCTTATGGCAAGTATTGTGGGTATCTGCTGCAATATTCTGCTATTTGGCGCCAAGCTTTTTGTTGGAATGCTGGTAGGCAGTATCTCTGTAATGGCAGATGCCTTTAATAACCTCTCTGATGCTGCTTCTTCTGTTGTTGGATTTGTGGGTGTAAAAATGGCCGGTAAGCCGGCGGATGAAGATCATCCCTTTGGACACGGAAGAGTGGAGTATATTGCTGCCTTTATTGTAGCCTTTTTGGTTATTCAGGTGGGTTTTTCTTTTTTAAAAACATCCATTGGGAAAATCATTTATCCCGAAGAGATGACTTTTAAGGCTGTATCTGTAGTCATATTACTGTTATCTGTCTGTGTAAAGCTTTGGCTGGCATTATTTAACAATACTCTGGGAAAAAAAATTCAGTCTGCGGTCATGAAAGCAACAGCGGCAGATTCCCTTGGGGACGTAATAACCACTTCTGCCACAATTCTTTCGATCCTGGTTTATGGAATATGGGGGCTTAATATTGACGGAATCATAGGGATTGCGGTTTCTGTCATTGTCATGTGGGCAGGAGTGAAAATAGCCAAGGATACCCTTACTCCTCTCATTGGAGAACCCATTGACCCGAAGCTATATGGTGAGATCACAGAATTTGTAGAAAGCTACGATGGTATTATAGGAAGTCATGATTTAATTGTACACAACTACGGACCTTCCAGGAGCATGGCTTCCATTCATGCAGAGGTGCCGAATGATGTTGATATAGAAGTGTCTCACGAAATTATTGATACCATTGAAAGGGAAGCAGTAAGAAAGTTTGGGATATTTCTGGTAATTCATATGGACCCGGTAGAGACAAAAGATTCCAGGGTTATGGAATTTGGGAACATGGTGAAACATGTGCTGGAGGAAATAGATTCCAGAATTTCTTTCCACGATTTTCGTATGGTAGAGGGAAAAAACCAGATCAATCTGATCTTTGATCTGGTGGTGCCCCGGGAATATGACAGGGAAAAGAAGGATTGGTTAAAAGAAGAAGTCACGAAAAAGGTAACCGAAATAGATAAACGGTGCTGTCTGATCATAACGGCGGAAAGCGGTTTTGGAGTGGAAAAATAA
- the truA gene encoding tRNA pseudouridine(38-40) synthase TruA codes for MIKNYRMILEYDGSRYDGWQKQGNTEQTIQGKIEHVLERMMGQAVEVHGSGRTDAGVHALAQVANFHGDTRLKEEEIMEYLNQYLPEDIRVKTVERVAERFHSRLNAQEKTYLYRIEMGEKKQVFERKYIYGLFKELDIEAMERAASFLTGEHDFKSFCANRKMKKSSVRVLKRIDFEQQGSRLLIRYTGNGFLYNMVRILTGTLVEVGLGQRKAEEMKEILNAKDRNGAGFTAPPEGLFLEQVRY; via the coding sequence ATGATAAAAAATTATCGAATGATTCTGGAATACGACGGAAGCCGTTACGACGGCTGGCAGAAACAGGGAAATACGGAACAGACCATACAAGGGAAGATAGAGCATGTTTTGGAGCGAATGATGGGACAGGCAGTGGAGGTGCATGGTTCAGGACGAACGGATGCAGGCGTTCACGCACTGGCTCAGGTGGCTAATTTTCATGGGGATACCAGGCTGAAGGAAGAGGAGATCATGGAATATTTAAACCAATATCTTCCGGAAGACATTCGTGTAAAAACCGTGGAACGAGTAGCAGAACGCTTTCACAGCCGTCTGAATGCCCAGGAAAAAACCTATCTGTATCGGATCGAAATGGGTGAAAAGAAGCAGGTATTTGAAAGAAAATACATTTATGGATTATTTAAGGAGCTTGATATAGAGGCCATGGAACGGGCCGCATCGTTTCTTACAGGTGAACATGATTTTAAGAGCTTTTGCGCTAACCGGAAAATGAAGAAGTCTTCGGTCAGGGTTTTAAAGCGGATTGATTTTGAACAGCAGGGCAGCCGGCTTCTGATACGTTATACGGGAAACGGCTTTTTATATAATATGGTCAGGATCTTAACGGGCACGCTGGTCGAGGTGGGATTAGGACAGCGTAAGGCGGAAGAGATGAAGGAAATCTTAAATGCAAAAGACCGGAATGGGGCAGGCTTTACGGCACCGCCGGAAGGGCTTTTTCTTGAGCAGGTACGATATTAA
- a CDS encoding VanZ family protein — MKKKAIWTAAAVLYVLFIFSNSMKPADISSADSGWVLQVAQKSLGSMGISAWWLTEHIIRKTAHFSEYTLLGILLYRCIRSYDFPAERRYFIRLTTGFMVPFVDETIQLMVEGRSGQISDVWLDCTGVAFGIFLAAFLLKYRRRSKTI; from the coding sequence ATGAAAAAGAAGGCGATATGGACGGCGGCGGCCGTTCTTTATGTCCTGTTCATATTTTCAAATTCCATGAAGCCGGCGGATATTTCATCGGCGGACAGCGGATGGGTTCTTCAGGTGGCACAGAAATCACTTGGATCCATGGGAATCAGTGCATGGTGGCTGACAGAGCACATAATCCGTAAAACCGCGCATTTTTCAGAATATACCTTATTGGGGATTTTGCTGTACAGATGTATACGGTCCTATGACTTCCCGGCGGAGAGAAGATATTTTATACGGTTAACAACTGGATTTATGGTACCATTTGTAGATGAGACCATACAGCTTATGGTAGAGGGACGATCTGGCCAGATATCTGATGTGTGGCTGGATTGCACAGGAGTGGCTTTTGGGATTTTTCTGGCTGCTTTTCTGCTTAAATATAGAAGAAGGTCGAAAACAATATGA
- a CDS encoding L,D-transpeptidase family protein, with protein sequence MMKWAGKGYKCLISAILVIALAASSLVTGYAEPVSGPGANITSGNSGSTNNVTIYVSKRTKTLSLKQNGVLIAEYPVSLGAASAEGNKKVEGDMRTPSGEFYVCTRNDKSVAYLALGLSYPAIKDAERGYADGIITEAQRDEIIKANKEGKQPPWDTPLGGAIEIHGCRVPDGTTHGCVAVDNNDMDVLWSYCNLGVPVTIGP encoded by the coding sequence ATGATGAAATGGGCAGGAAAAGGATATAAGTGTCTTATCTCAGCCATTCTGGTCATCGCTTTGGCGGCATCTTCCCTTGTTACAGGGTACGCAGAGCCGGTATCCGGTCCCGGTGCCAATATTACCTCCGGCAATTCCGGTTCAACAAATAACGTGACCATATATGTGAGCAAGAGAACGAAGACGCTTTCATTAAAGCAGAATGGAGTCTTGATCGCAGAATACCCGGTTTCCCTGGGCGCGGCTTCAGCGGAAGGAAATAAAAAGGTAGAGGGTGATATGAGGACACCCAGCGGGGAGTTCTATGTATGTACGAGAAATGATAAGAGCGTGGCTTATCTTGCATTGGGCCTTTCCTATCCGGCCATTAAGGATGCGGAAAGAGGATATGCGGACGGCATTATCACTGAGGCCCAGAGAGATGAAATAATAAAGGCCAATAAGGAAGGCAAGCAGCCGCCATGGGATACGCCCCTTGGAGGAGCCATTGAGATTCATGGCTGCAGGGTTCCTGACGGAACCACTCATGGCTGTGTTGCAGTGGATAACAATGACATGGATGTATTATGGAGCTACTGTAATTTAGGCGTACCAGTTACCATAGGACCATAA
- a CDS encoding cytidylate kinase-like family protein — translation MDKVITISREFGSGGRELGMNLAERLGLPFYDKELISLSAEESDLAEEAFLHYDEHLPVQQESLEQYHYSPFSTVYEVSMSDQIFLAQSRVIRKLAEQGPCIIVGRCADRVLENSINLFVYAKMENRINRMNTLETGVNPEVMEERIREIDKKRRDYYQYYTGCEWGKAQNYHLCLESSLVGVEGCLDAALAYLECLI, via the coding sequence TTGGATAAGGTGATTACAATTAGCCGGGAGTTTGGAAGCGGCGGACGAGAGTTGGGCATGAATCTGGCTGAAAGGCTGGGACTTCCATTCTATGATAAGGAGCTGATTTCCTTATCTGCGGAAGAAAGTGATTTGGCAGAAGAGGCATTTCTGCATTATGACGAACATCTCCCCGTTCAGCAGGAATCTTTGGAACAGTATCATTATTCTCCCTTCTCCACGGTTTATGAAGTTTCCATGTCAGATCAGATCTTTCTGGCCCAGTCCCGTGTGATACGAAAGCTGGCAGAACAGGGCCCCTGTATCATTGTGGGACGATGCGCGGACAGAGTTCTGGAAAACAGTATTAATTTGTTTGTGTATGCCAAAATGGAAAACCGGATTAACCGGATGAATACTCTTGAAACAGGTGTCAATCCGGAAGTTATGGAAGAGCGGATCCGGGAGATAGATAAAAAGAGAAGAGATTATTATCAGTATTATACCGGATGCGAATGGGGCAAGGCACAGAATTACCACCTTTGTCTGGAAAGCAGTCTGGTGGGAGTGGAAGGCTGCCTGGATGCTGCGCTGGCCTACTTAGAATGCTTAATTTAA
- a CDS encoding SAM-dependent methyltransferase, with product MQNFKVSPIGKISVNEDGMFIGLEPRYIPALQALDGFSHINVIWWFSDFDNEEARSTLETPQPYKNAPAVMGTFATRSPVRPNPIALTAAQVIDINLSKGIIQIAYIDANDGTPVLDIKPYTPSFDRIETPGVPKWCSHWPKSLDESERFDWEDVFNF from the coding sequence ATGCAGAATTTTAAGGTAAGCCCTATCGGCAAAATCAGCGTAAACGAAGATGGAATGTTCATTGGACTTGAACCAAGGTATATTCCTGCGCTGCAGGCACTAGACGGATTTAGCCATATCAATGTTATATGGTGGTTCAGTGACTTTGATAATGAGGAAGCAAGAAGTACCCTTGAAACGCCCCAGCCGTATAAAAATGCTCCAGCTGTCATGGGCACATTTGCCACAAGGTCGCCTGTTCGGCCCAATCCTATTGCATTAACTGCGGCACAGGTCATTGATATCAACCTCTCAAAAGGCATCATTCAAATTGCTTATATTGATGCAAATGACGGAACGCCTGTGCTTGATATAAAACCGTACACACCAAGCTTTGACAGAATTGAAACTCCCGGTGTGCCAAAATGGTGCAGTCATTGGCCTAAAAGTTTAGATGAATCAGAACGATTTGATTGGGAAGACGTATTTAACTTTTAA